One stretch of Juglans microcarpa x Juglans regia isolate MS1-56 chromosome 3D, Jm3101_v1.0, whole genome shotgun sequence DNA includes these proteins:
- the LOC121254606 gene encoding serine carboxypeptidase-like 17, producing MVIKEVSQMQLLKKPCISVNLPKCMFLPWLTVLLLSANLAFSSSIVKYLPGYDGELPFKLETGYISVGDSELFYYFIESQGNPQEDPLFLWLTGGPGCSSFCGLIYEIGPLEFDINNYTGGLPRLVDYPYAWTKTASIIFLDAPVGTGFSYSTTLKGWPSSDSESAEQSYQFLRKWLDLHTQYLPVQLFIGGDSYSGIIVPLVTKKVLEGIAADVEPRMNLKGYLLGSPRTDSVIDENSKIIFAHRMALISDELYEQLRTSCNETYVNVDPSNTECVMALAYYEKCIKDLFRNDILEPKCVFASPKLSSELDRRSLQEDPADFILSPPRIPEYWCRNFNYVLSYIWSNDLRVQDALQVRKGSVLDWSRCNKSLSYTKDILSVVDVHRYLSKHGLQVLVESGDRDMVVPFVGTEYWIKSLNLTVINDWRPWFVDGQIAGYTRKYSENGYRLVYATVKGAGHTAPEYYRRECYEMFQRWVHYYPL from the exons ATGGTGATAAAAGAGGTTTCTCAAATGCAGCTTCTGAAAAAGCCATGCATCTCTGTTAACCTCCCAAAATGTATGTTTTTGCCTTGGCTTACTGTACTACTCCTCTCAGCAAATCTGGCTTTCTCTTCCTCCATCGTCAAGTATCTGCCCGGCTATGATGGTGAACTTCCATTTAAACTGGAGACAGG ATACATAAGCGTGGGAGATTCTGAGCtgttctactacttcattgAGTCCCAAGGAAACCCACAAGAAGATCCTCTTTTTCTTTGGCTGACAGGAGGCCCTGGCTGTTCCTCTTTCTGTGGACTTATCTATGAAATTG GTCCTCTGGAATTTGATATCAACAATTACACTGGGGGCTTACCAAGATTGGTAGATTACCCGTATGCATGGACAAAG ACAGCTAGCATCATATTTTTAGATGCACCTGTTGGCACTGGTTTCTCCTATTCAACAACTCTAAAAGGGTGGCCTTCCTCAGATTCAGAATCAGCAGAACAGTCCTATCAATTCCTCCGGAAG TGGTTGGATCTACACACACAATATCTCCCAGTTCAACTATTTATCGGTGGTGATTCTTATTCGGGCATAATTGTTCCATTAGTGACAAAAAAAGTCTTAGAAG GTATTGCAGCTGATGTCGAGCCACGGATGAACCTCAAA GGGTATCTACTTGGGAGCCCACGAACAGATTCGGTTATAGatgaaaactcaaaaataatatttgctcACCGGATGGCACTAATATCAGATGAACTTTATGAG CAACTCAGAACAAGTTGCAATGAGACTTATGTGAATGTTGATCCATCCAATACCGAATGTGTCATGGCTCTTGCATATTATGAAAAG TGCATCAAGGATCTGTTTCGTAATGATATATTGGAGCCAAAGTGCGTTTTTGCATCCCCAAAACTTTCTTCAGAACTCGACCGAAGATCTCTCCAAGAAGATCCTGCAGATTTCATTCTCTCGCCACCAAGAATACCTGAATATTGGTGTCGG AATTTTAATTATGTATTATCCTACATCTGGTCAAATGATTTAAGGGTTCAAGATGCTCTGCAAGTTCGAAAg GGTAGTGTTTTGGATTGGAGTAGGTGCAACAAGAGCTTATCATACACAAAAGATATCCTGAGTGTGGTCGATGTTCATCGATATCTCAGCAAGCACGGATTACAAGTCCTGGTAGAGAG tGGTGATCGGGACATGGTTGTTCCTTTTGTGGGCACAGAGTATTGGATAAAGTCTCTTAACTTGACTGTTATCAACGACTGGCGACCTTGGTTTGTTGATGGTCAAATTGCAGG GTACACAAGAAAGTATTCAGAAAATGGATATCGGTTAGTATATGCGACTGTAAAG GGAGCTGGCCATACAGCTCCAGAGTACTACCGTAGAGAATGTTACGAAATGTTTCAACGGTGGGTTCATTATTACCCTCTCTAA